The Sphingopyxis sp. CCNWLW2 genome contains the following window.
CGATCCGTCGGCATAGTCGCCCATCAGGAACAAAGTCTCGCCATGCTTGAACGCGCCGAGCCCGGCGGCGCGCAGCGTATCCTCGCTGCCCCTGGCATTGGCGGCGCTGCGGTTGGTGTTGGCGATGACGGTGATCCCCGCGGCGCGGAGCTTGTTCACCATCTCGACCGAGCCGGGCATCGCGGCTGCTTTGCCCGCACCGGTCTTTTCCCACTGGTCCCAGATTTTCGGATCATAGGCGGATTGCGCGAAATGGCGCATCGGCCCGAGGTTCCAGATCAGCGTCTCGTCGGCGTCGAACACCGCGGCGAAGGGCTTGTCGCCGCATGGCTCGAACGCCGGCGCATCCATCGTCGCACCCGCCGCGAGCACAACGCTGTCCTTCGGCCGCGCCTTGATCCGCCACACGCCATAGTCGGCGATCCGCGCGTTGGTCGCGCGCACGGCGACCGCCGCCTCGGGCGAGCCATAGAGATATTGCAGCTGGACCGGCGGCTTGGTGGCTTCGGCGGGTGAGGGCGGGGCCGGCGCCGTCGCGACCTCGGCCGGCGCGCTGGCGCACCCGGCAAGGAGCAGCGCGGCGCCAATGGCGAAGCCGCGCATCACGCCGTCTCGCGCGGGCGCGTCGTGCGGAATTCGATCTTCTTGTCGTACGGCGCACCAAGGACGAGGCGCTTCACATAAATGCCCGGCAGGTGGATCGCATCGGGGTCGAGGCTGCCGACGGGAACGATTTCCTCGACCTCGGCGACGCAGATCTTCGCCGCGGTTGCCATCGGCTGGTTGAAGTTGCGCGCGGTCTTGCGGAAAATCAGGTTGCCGCTCTCGTCGGCCTTCCACCCCTTGATGATCGCGAGA
Protein-coding sequences here:
- a CDS encoding HAD family acid phosphatase produces the protein MRGFAIGAALLLAGCASAPAEVATAPAPPSPAEATKPPVQLQYLYGSPEAAVAVRATNARIADYGVWRIKARPKDSVVLAAGATMDAPAFEPCGDKPFAAVFDADETLIWNLGPMRHFAQSAYDPKIWDQWEKTGAGKAAAMPGSVEMVNKLRAAGITVIANTNRSAANARGSEDTLRAAGLGAFKHGETLFLMGDYADGSSKDGRRAAIASKYCVIILGGDQLGDFSQQFNVKDLPAAQRMALATSAGANALWDKGWFLFPNPVYGPWEKLGWDDAFPSDKQWEPK